The Aerosakkonema funiforme FACHB-1375 genome includes a window with the following:
- the cas4 gene encoding CRISPR-associated protein Cas4 — MNQIDYVPIAALNQYAYCPHRCWRMFCAGEFTDNQYTIEGTSLHERVHTLSQNLRDETWQVRAIWLKSEQYKLIGKSDLIESESGELYPVEYKRGRKGEWDNDELQVAAQAMCLEEMTGKNIASGYVYYAQSHQRQFVDISPQLREEVIATISAVTILLETGNRPPAIYSQRCKGCSLYSQCLPEVAVKVTRYQEVN; from the coding sequence ATGAATCAAATTGATTACGTTCCAATCGCGGCATTGAATCAGTATGCCTACTGTCCGCATCGCTGCTGGCGAATGTTTTGTGCGGGGGAGTTTACCGATAATCAGTATACCATAGAAGGTACGAGTTTGCACGAGCGCGTTCACACTCTCTCGCAAAATCTTCGCGATGAAACTTGGCAAGTTCGTGCGATTTGGCTGAAATCCGAACAATACAAATTGATTGGAAAATCAGATTTGATTGAATCGGAATCGGGCGAACTTTATCCGGTGGAATACAAGCGCGGACGCAAGGGTGAGTGGGATAATGATGAGTTGCAAGTAGCGGCGCAGGCGATGTGTTTGGAGGAGATGACTGGGAAAAATATCGCCTCTGGTTATGTTTATTACGCTCAATCTCACCAACGTCAATTCGTGGATATTTCTCCCCAGTTGCGGGAGGAGGTAATTGCAACTATTTCGGCTGTTACTATTTTACTAGAAACTGGCAACAGACCGCCTGCAATTTATTCGCAACGTTGTAAAGGTTGCAGTCTTTATTCTCAATGTTTGCCTGAAGTTGCTGTGAAGGTAACTCGCTATCAAGAAGTTAATTAA
- the cas6 gene encoding CRISPR-associated endoribonuclease Cas6 has protein sequence MPHSLVLNLFPMSPIPPGYLTGKHFHALFLTLVSSVDRELGTLLHDAKTDKAFALSPLQVSNYSHRDRILQWEHRQAIAAGTPCWWRISLLDDSLFGHLTSLWLNLNPQHPWHLGPADLQITSILGTSQSNQPWANFSSYSQLYDRASDSERQIEFTFCTPTAFRQSNFDNALPTRESVFGSLLRRWNQYSGMPFSENVSEFIYPSFFNIRTEIVTDARSKFIGCVGAITFRILGEVEPTIIKQINALADFALYSGVGRKTPMGMGMVIRHFPKRSNR, from the coding sequence ATGCCTCATAGCCTCGTCCTCAATCTTTTTCCTATGTCGCCGATTCCACCGGGATATCTGACGGGTAAGCATTTTCATGCGCTGTTTTTGACTTTGGTGAGTTCGGTGGATAGGGAGTTGGGAACTCTGCTGCACGATGCGAAAACTGACAAAGCTTTTGCTCTGAGTCCTCTTCAGGTTAGCAATTATTCCCATCGCGATCGCATCCTGCAATGGGAACACAGACAAGCTATTGCGGCGGGTACTCCTTGCTGGTGGCGGATTTCGCTGTTGGATGATTCTCTGTTCGGACATCTCACTTCTCTTTGGCTGAATTTGAATCCCCAGCATCCTTGGCATTTGGGCCCAGCCGATCTCCAAATTACCAGTATTTTGGGTACGTCTCAATCTAATCAACCTTGGGCGAATTTTTCTAGCTATTCTCAACTTTACGATCGAGCTTCTGATTCGGAACGCCAAATAGAATTTACTTTTTGTACTCCGACTGCTTTTCGTCAGAGTAATTTCGATAATGCTTTACCGACTCGCGAAAGTGTTTTTGGTAGTTTGTTGCGGCGCTGGAATCAGTACAGCGGTATGCCATTTTCGGAAAATGTAAGCGAGTTTATTTATCCGAGTTTTTTCAATATTCGGACGGAGATTGTTACCGATGCTAGGAGTAAGTTTATCGGTTGTGTGGGGGCAATAACCTTTCGGATTTTGGGTGAGGTTGAACCGACTATTATCAAGCAAATTAATGCTTTGGCTGATTTTGCTCTTTACAGCGGTGTCGGACGCAAAACGCCGATGGGAATGGGTATGGTAATCCGACATTTTCCAAAACGTTCAAATCGTTGA